The Nitrospira tepida genome includes a window with the following:
- a CDS encoding transposase: MFKAVSAKEIRGEYPEARKQLWGGEFWEDGYFVRTVGDKVTAEVIKKYIRFHEAKRHRVEQLDLF; this comes from the coding sequence CTGTTCAAGGCGGTCAGTGCGAAGGAGATTCGGGGGGAATATCCTGAGGCGCGCAAGCAGCTGTGGGGGGGGGAGTTTTGGGAAGATGGCTATTTCGTCCGGACGGTGGGGGATAAGGTGACGGCGGAGGTGATCAAGAAGTACATTCGGTTTCATGAGGCGAAACGACACCGCGTTGAGCAATTGGACCTCTTCTGA
- a CDS encoding zinc-binding dehydrogenase codes for MLHRSARVRAGQRVLIHGAAGGVGSALLQLGRLAGLELYGTCSLQGGSVVSDLGGIPIDYQHLDFVKEIHRLTSEGVDVVFDSIGGTHIWRSRKALRPGGRVVAYGLTGSLCGGRLASGRSGHRHRFRAIAIFGLYIAGGWLLPGRKRVVPYSIQWLKRLRPALFRQDLIALFDLLQQRKIKPLIAQRLPLAEARQAHELLGIGGITGKIVLVRNGSSPRSGAA; via the coding sequence ATGCTACATCGTTCCGCTCGCGTCAGAGCGGGCCAGCGCGTGTTGATTCACGGTGCGGCAGGCGGGGTTGGCTCGGCACTCTTGCAGCTTGGGCGCCTCGCCGGGCTGGAGCTATATGGGACCTGTTCATTGCAAGGAGGGTCGGTCGTTTCCGACCTCGGGGGTATCCCGATTGACTACCAGCATCTCGACTTCGTGAAAGAAATTCACCGTCTCACGAGCGAGGGCGTGGACGTTGTCTTTGATAGCATCGGTGGCACCCATATCTGGCGTTCCCGCAAGGCTCTCCGCCCTGGCGGGAGGGTCGTGGCCTATGGTCTGACCGGTTCGCTATGTGGGGGCCGCTTGGCTTCAGGGCGTTCCGGGCATCGTCATCGATTTCGTGCAATCGCCATCTTCGGGCTGTACATTGCGGGCGGCTGGCTTCTCCCGGGCCGGAAACGGGTGGTGCCTTACAGCATTCAGTGGCTCAAACGGCTCAGACCGGCATTGTTTCGACAGGATTTGATCGCCCTGTTCGATCTCCTTCAACAGCGAAAGATCAAGCCGCTCATCGCGCAGCGACTTCCTCTTGCCGAAGCGAGACAGGCCCACGAGTTGCTCGGGATAGGAGGCATAACAGGCAAGATCGTGCTCGTGCGCAACGGGTCGTCGCCCAGATCCGGAGCGGCATAA
- a CDS encoding methyltransferase encodes MAWSKPPVSMISRNQDHAPVLSDYVQKHKVMSSKTVVLDLLWRGKKQFAFTVNEHVFNPIGSIVGHKLVDLVLSETIDVAGKSVVDLGCGSGVIGLCAITRKAKKVLFTDINSHIDGIQRHPLYRKCDEWQVQDVLAKVPDTSYDLVLVLPPWMVVQEDRQIASDTFESGIMRPANLYMKILADSGRVLKPGGQLVIWLRTPLAAFDSFLDCLAAAAPQFDLASAALLAHGIESSICLDHEPSLMGRWLYKLQKGGVANDGLWTMLSLTKAKG; translated from the coding sequence ATGGCCTGGTCCAAGCCGCCGGTCTCAATGATCAGCAGAAATCAAGATCATGCGCCTGTGCTGTCGGACTACGTCCAGAAACATAAGGTGATGAGTTCCAAGACGGTCGTGCTCGACCTGTTGTGGCGAGGCAAGAAACAGTTCGCGTTTACGGTCAATGAGCATGTCTTCAATCCGATCGGGAGCATCGTCGGGCATAAGCTCGTGGACCTGGTGCTGTCCGAAACGATCGACGTGGCCGGCAAGAGCGTCGTTGATCTCGGCTGCGGCAGCGGCGTGATCGGTCTGTGCGCCATTACCAGGAAGGCCAAGAAGGTCCTCTTTACCGACATCAATTCCCATATCGACGGCATTCAACGGCATCCGTTGTATCGGAAATGCGATGAATGGCAGGTGCAGGATGTGTTGGCCAAGGTGCCGGATACGAGTTACGATCTCGTGCTCGTCCTGCCTCCATGGATGGTCGTTCAAGAGGACCGTCAGATTGCCAGCGACACGTTTGAGTCGGGGATTATGAGACCGGCGAATCTCTACATGAAGATCTTGGCCGATTCCGGCCGCGTGCTGAAGCCGGGCGGGCAGCTCGTGATCTGGCTGCGGACTCCGCTCGCGGCGTTTGACTCCTTCCTCGACTGTCTGGCGGCGGCCGCGCCTCAGTTCGACCTGGCATCCGCCGCCTTGCTCGCCCACGGCATTGAATCCTCCATCTGTCTCGACCACGAACCATCGCTGATGGGACGCTGGCTGTACAAACTCCAAAAGGGCGGCGTGGCCAACGACGGGCTTTGGACGATGCTGTCGTTGACAAAGGCAAAAGGCTAG
- a CDS encoding YidC/Oxa1 family membrane protein insertase, which yields MDILYQIFILPIEAVMHMILSSSYAATGSYGLSIFLLSLLINASLLPLFHLAERWQEAERQVQKFLKPKLREFREAFSGAERHAMVQTLYRQVGYHPMYAMRSSVGLFLQLPFWIAAYQLLSHYQPLNGASFLAFDNLGKPDGLLWGENVLPFIMTALNLAAAFVYTKSLSRADQIQPVLLAVLFLVLLYGSPAGLLLYWTFNSLFSLLRIAWLSRAQQRIARQQIRLSHHHGSYPQHKQASL from the coding sequence ATGGACATTCTGTATCAGATTTTCATCCTCCCGATCGAAGCCGTGATGCACATGATCCTGTCGTCGAGCTATGCGGCGACCGGCAGCTACGGCCTTTCGATCTTTCTGCTCAGTCTGCTCATCAACGCAAGCCTGCTTCCCTTGTTCCATCTGGCTGAACGTTGGCAGGAAGCCGAACGCCAGGTCCAGAAGTTTCTCAAGCCCAAGCTGAGGGAGTTTCGGGAGGCCTTTTCGGGGGCCGAGCGGCACGCGATGGTTCAGACGCTGTACCGGCAGGTGGGCTATCACCCGATGTATGCGATGCGAAGCAGCGTCGGGCTGTTCCTGCAACTGCCCTTTTGGATCGCCGCGTATCAACTGCTTTCACACTATCAACCATTGAATGGCGCCTCTTTCCTGGCCTTCGACAACCTCGGCAAACCGGATGGTCTGCTCTGGGGCGAGAATGTGCTTCCGTTCATCATGACCGCGCTGAACCTGGCTGCCGCTTTCGTGTACACGAAGAGCCTCAGTCGAGCCGATCAGATCCAGCCCGTGCTGCTCGCCGTGCTGTTTCTCGTGTTGTTGTATGGCTCCCCCGCCGGCCTTCTCCTCTATTGGACGTTCAATAGTTTGTTCTCTCTCCTCCGTATTGCGTGGCTCAGCCGCGCGCAACAAAGGATCGCCCGCCAGCAGATCCGATTATCCCACCATCACGGAAGCTATCCTCAGCACAAGCAGGCTTCGTTGTGA
- a CDS encoding CDP-glycerol glycerophosphotransferase family protein, translating to MRVIMLAGLFLLTVLSTPVLAYLDPGSGSMLVAGLVGLLSSLLFFLKGLYYKGLRGFFHKVGKPVQEATAGQGLVFYSEGRQYWNTFRPLIDELVGRNESCLYLTSDEQDPGLLYSSELVHAKYIGAGTKAYAHLAMLEAAVCAMTTPGLDVLQIKRSKGVKHYVYLIHAPTDVGTYKQYSFDYFDSVFVSGEHQIRSLRKLEELRGTPRKDLRKVGCLYYDDMQRQLRELDPVPRSETRTTVLVAPTWGQNGLLKRLGTRVLAPLLDKQWTIILRPHPQTFLSEKDLLDSIREEVRNRPNLLWDDDPDPTQSMAAADVLISDLSGIVFDFAFLFEKPVITLKYEVNKVGQEASDFPWDSWELTVLDRVGVRIDADDVQRLPALIEQEVGNKERGPAIRRLREESVVNFGSAAKDAVNELLRIRSDFRSRAVA from the coding sequence ATGCGAGTCATCATGCTGGCCGGTCTGTTTCTGCTCACGGTGCTTTCAACTCCGGTCCTGGCCTATCTGGATCCCGGATCCGGCAGCATGCTGGTGGCGGGATTGGTGGGCTTGTTGTCGAGCCTGCTGTTTTTCTTGAAGGGTCTGTATTACAAGGGCCTGCGAGGTTTCTTTCACAAGGTCGGCAAGCCGGTTCAAGAGGCGACCGCCGGGCAGGGGCTCGTGTTCTACTCGGAAGGGCGACAGTACTGGAACACGTTCCGCCCGCTCATCGACGAACTTGTCGGGCGAAATGAATCCTGCTTGTATTTGACTTCCGATGAACAAGATCCGGGACTCTTGTACTCGTCGGAACTGGTTCATGCCAAATATATCGGCGCCGGCACCAAGGCCTACGCACACCTGGCGATGCTGGAAGCCGCTGTCTGCGCCATGACCACCCCGGGCCTCGACGTCTTGCAGATCAAGCGGTCCAAGGGCGTGAAGCACTATGTATATCTCATTCATGCGCCCACCGATGTCGGCACCTACAAACAATATTCGTTCGACTACTTCGACTCGGTGTTCGTGAGCGGAGAGCATCAGATCCGGTCGCTCAGGAAACTGGAAGAATTGCGAGGGACCCCGCGGAAGGATCTCCGTAAAGTCGGCTGTCTCTATTATGACGACATGCAACGACAGTTGCGGGAGCTCGACCCGGTCCCACGGAGCGAAACCCGGACCACCGTGCTCGTGGCGCCGACGTGGGGGCAGAACGGGCTCCTGAAAAGGTTGGGAACGCGGGTCCTTGCGCCTCTCCTGGACAAACAATGGACCATTATTCTGCGGCCTCACCCACAAACCTTTCTTTCTGAAAAAGACCTGCTCGACAGCATCCGGGAGGAAGTGAGGAATCGTCCCAACCTGCTCTGGGATGACGATCCCGACCCTACCCAGTCCATGGCCGCCGCCGACGTGCTGATCTCGGATCTCTCCGGAATCGTGTTCGATTTCGCCTTCCTGTTCGAAAAACCGGTGATCACGCTGAAGTACGAGGTGAACAAGGTCGGGCAGGAGGCCTCCGATTTCCCCTGGGACTCCTGGGAACTGACGGTGCTCGATCGGGTCGGGGTGCGGATCGACGCGGACGACGTACAGCGATTGCCGGCGCTCATCGAACAGGAGGTAGGGAACAAGGAACGAGGCCCGGCCATTCGTCGCCTGCGCGAGGAGTCGGTGGTCAACTTCGGCTCCGCGGCCAAAGACGCGGTCAACGAATTGCTGCGTATTCGAAGCGACTTCAGAAGTCGAGCGGTCGCCTAG
- a CDS encoding DUF4926 domain-containing protein — MKFEPYTDVALTCDLPKHRLKRGDIVKLVDRHIAADGTESYSIEVFNAVGDTIAVTIVPASALEALREDEVFCARPLNLA, encoded by the coding sequence ATGAAGTTTGAGCCTTACACTGACGTGGCGCTGACGTGCGATTTGCCGAAGCATCGGCTCAAACGCGGCGATATCGTCAAACTGGTGGACCGTCACATTGCCGCGGATGGAACAGAAAGCTATTCTATCGAAGTCTTCAATGCTGTGGGCGACACCATCGCCGTCACCATCGTTCCAGCCTCCGCCCTCGAAGCCCTCCGCGAAGACGAAGTGTTCTGCGCCAGACCATTGAATCTGGCGTAA